A genomic region of Dunckerocampus dactyliophorus isolate RoL2022-P2 chromosome 10, RoL_Ddac_1.1, whole genome shotgun sequence contains the following coding sequences:
- the LOC129188640 gene encoding carboxyl-terminal PDZ ligand of neuronal nitric oxide synthase protein-like isoform X3 produces the protein MRIVRTVGQAFEVCHKLSLKNAQQNTEGKVDCHGEKNGNDSSITAVCVCALVGSSQEIPGVEKATTAAEETDIDADETNQIPISEELNINRGVTDLDATAKTSDLNHSDNKASEDTSLLMSSPRMLLPASSVLSPGTPLSVHHQIQLLQQQLQQQQQQTQVAVAQVHLLKDQLSAEATARLEAQARVHQLLLQNKDLLQHISLLVKQIQELETKITGPNSMGSLDSLLEITFRSTVPPVICDPTTPKPEVSALNLPQLCSTDGTSNAFASANGTLGSPLVDQSMFENSVAQQQSPQTPRQGQPSARRSAASPNSNTGACSSDSPSSGGQQRLKNAFNLGKAVGAKVNDLLRRKESSHGDIGVTEVNKNVGAVWSCMDQINQDSPNSHISFDSIPRLEPPPPSGKKRLPRALKTTQDMMISSDPVVSTLDAADSSSPDKTPLIIKEEPRSDDDVQNCELDDASAEISCIDQADKTSPGGETEMDSNGKVDTVVCSDEPSGGDAEEHQLHLSVPDLINKDPPLLEPRAKTCDVWQKPSGLDSRLASTPSSGKTPCHIGPDEEILLANGSPCRKDSEVGLDDTEPHPDLLSFE, from the exons ATGCGCATTGTTCGGACAGTCGGCCAGGCATTTGAAGTTTGTCACAAACTGAGTCTGAAGAACGCACAGCAGAACACAGAAGGAAAGGTGGACTGCCACGGTGAAAAGAATGGCAATGACTCCTCCATTACCG ctgtatgtgtgtgtgctttagtTGGCTCATCTCAAGAGATACCAGGAGTAGAGAAGGCTACAACTGCAGCAGAGGAGACAGACATCGATGCTGATGAGACAAACCAAATACCGATCTCAGAGGAACTGAACATAAACAGAGGGGTGACAGATCTGGATGCCACAGCCAAGACATCAGACCTCAACCACTCAGACAACAAG GCTTCAGAAGACACCTCCTTGCTGATGTCCAGCCCCAGGATGCTGCTCCCTGCGTCAAGTGTACTATCACCTGGCACCCCTTTATCTGTACACCACCAGATCCAACTTCTCCAACAGCAGCttcagcaacaacagcagcaaacacAAGTTGCTGTGGCACAG GTTCACCTCTTAAAAGACCAGCTAAGTGCAGAAGCCACAGCTCGACTGGAAGCCCAGGCTAGAGTTCATCAGCTACTGCTGCAAAACAAAGATCTGCTGCAGCACATCTCGCTCCTGGTTAAACAGATCCAGGAACTGGAGACCAAGATCACTGGACCTAACTCCA TGGGATCCCTGGACAGTTTGTTGGAGATTACTTTTCGGTCCACTGTGCCCCCGGTAATCTGTGACCCGACTACCCCTAAACCGGAGGTGTCTGCCCTGAACTTACCCCAGCTTTGCTCCACTGACGGGACCAGTAACGCGTTTGCTTCCGCCAATGGGACTCTGGGAAGCCCACTAG TTGATCAAAGTATGTTTGAGAATTCTGTTGCCCAGCAACAGAGTCCTCAGACCCCGAGGCAAGGCCAACCCTCTGCCAGACGATCCGCAGCATCGCCTAACTCTAACACGGGCGCCTGCTCCTCTGACTCTCCTTCCTCTGGAGGTCAACAGAGGCTGAAAAATGCTTTTAATCTGGGAAAGGCTGTCGGGGCAAAG GTCAACGACCTGTTGAGAAGGAAGGAGTCCAGTCATGGGGACATCGGGGTCACTGAGGTCAACAAGAACGTTGGTGCTGTGTGGAGTTGCATGGACCAAATCAACCAAGATTCTCCAAACag TCACATATCCTTCGACTCCATCCCTCGGTTGGAGCCACCACCACCATCGGGAAAGAAGCGCCTCCCTCGGGCATTAAAGACCACCCAGGACATGATGATCTCCTCTGACCCTGTGGTCTCCACTCTGGACGCCGCAGACTCGTCCTCGCCCGACAAGACACCCCTTATTATCAAGGAGGAGCCAAGAAGCGATGACGATGTGCAGAATTGTGAGCTGGATGATGCATCAGCAGAGATCAGCTGTATTGACCAAGCTGATAAGACGTCTCCAGGGGGGGAGACAGAAATGGACAGCAATGGAAAGGTGGACACAGTGGTATGTAGCGATGAGCCAAGTGGAGGAGATGCAGAGGAACACCAGCTCCACCTGTCTGTGCCAGACCTCATCAACAAAGATCCTCCTCTGCTGGAGCCGAGAGCCAAAACCTGCGATGTCTGGCAAAAGCCATCAGGTCTGGACTCCAGACTGGCCTCCACCCCCAGCTCCGGCAAAACTCCCTGTCACATCGGCCCGGATGAGGAAATCTTGTTGGCCAACGGCAGTCCCTGCAGGAAAGACAGTGAAGTGGGCCTCGACGACACGGAGCCGCACCCAGACCTGCTGTCCTTTGAATAA